In the Girardinichthys multiradiatus isolate DD_20200921_A chromosome 4, DD_fGirMul_XY1, whole genome shotgun sequence genome, one interval contains:
- the LOC124867106 gene encoding homeobox-containing protein 1-like — protein MFQQSEEPRFTIEQIDLLQRLRRTGISQVEVLHALDTLDHLDRQNGHKQTRKASYLPPSSSLSSSNSVCASSSTTSTSTQTVFPDNRVSLSPGNNLDITSPPLPVPLASPVVVQNGLTAVANGKLSPPRFPLAVVGGSVMAPAFGFEASEEDLDLDDKVEFLMRRDSSVIKEEIKSFLANRRISQAVVAQVTGISQSRISHWLLQQGSDLSEQKKRAFFRWYQLEKTNPGATMAMRAAPLALEDVMDWHQTPPPFASAPGGFRLRRGSRFTWRKECLAVMESFFTDNQYPDEAKREEIATACNAVIQKPGKKLSDLERVTSLKVYNWFANRRKDIKRRANIEAAILESHGIEVESPGGQSNGDEVDGNDFPDQGCDVSLFDKRSSARQFAFSRADLSSPTQVPPQLPSWFSALARGGTSGQRSASQIGRSLMSGSGSQAEGSRLTGVSWSPSSPTLQDESGLHSVLSEPQDLVTSGKTAASRSSPASANQADGAGCSVGNQIKIEDD, from the exons ATGTTCCAGCAGAGTGAGGAGCCTCGCTTCACCATTGAACAGATCGATCTCCTCCAGAGGCTTCGACGGACCGGTATTTCTCAGGTGGAGGTTCTTCACGCCCTGGACACTCTCGATCATCTGGACCGACAAAATGGCCACAAGCAGACCCGTAAAGCTTCCTACCTGCCACCCTCGTCTTCCTTGTCTTCCTCCAACTCCGTCTGCGCCTCGTCCTCCACGACTTCCACCTCCACTCAGACAGTTTTTCCAGACAACCGAGTCTCACTGTCACCCGGCAACAACTTGGACATCACCTCCCCGCCTCTGCCGGTCCCTTTAGCCTCGCCGGTTGTTGTCCAGAACGGGCTCACCGCTGTCGCCAACGGGAAGCTTTCTCCGCCTCGGTTTCCTCTGGCTGTGGTTGGTGGCAGTGTGATGGCACCAGCTTTTGGGTTTGAGGCCAGCGAAGAAGACTTGGATCTGGATGATAAAGTGGAGTTCTTAATGAG GAGGGACAGCAGCGTGATCAAAGAGGAGATCAAGTCCTTCCTGGCGAACAGACGGATCTCCCAGGCTGTGGTCGCTCAGGTAACAG GGATCAGTCAGAGTCGGATCTCCCACTGGCTCCTGCAGCAGGGATCGGACCTCAGTGAGCAGAAGAAACGGGCCTTTTTTCGCTGGTACCAGCTGGAGAAAACAAACCCTG GCGCCACCATGGCCATGCGAGCTGCCCCATTGGCTCTGGAGgatgtgatggactggcaccAAACCCCGCCCCCATTTGCCTCCGCCCCCGGGGGCTTCCGTCTGAGACGAGGCAGCAGGTTCACCTGGAGGAAGGAGTGTCTGGCTGTGATGGAGAG CTTCTTCACTGATAATCAGTATCCTGATGAAGCGAAGAGGGAGGAGATAGCCACCGCCTGCAATGCTGTCATTCAGAAACCAG GAAAGAAGTTGTCTGATTTGGAGAGAGTAACGTCTCTGAAGGTCTACAACTGGTTCGCCAACCGCCGTAAAGACATCAAGAGGCGTGCCAACATAG aAGCAGCCATCTTGGAAAGCCATGGCATCGAGGTTGAGAGTCCAGGAGGTCAGTCCAACGGTGATGAAGTGGATGGCAATGATTTTCCTGACCAG GGCTGTGATGTGTCCCTATTTGACAAGAGATCATCAGCCAGGCAGTTTGCTTTTAGTCGAGCTGACCTGTCCTCTCCAACCCAG GTTCCGCCGCAGCTCCCCAGCTGGTTTTCTGCCCTGGCTAGGGGAGGCACATCCGGACAGAGGAGCGCTTCACAGATTGGCCGCTCCCTCATGTCAGGGTCAGGCTCTCAGGCAGAAGGATCCAGACTGACGGGTGTGTCCTGGTCCCCCTCGTCCCCAACCCTCCAGGATGAATCCGGCCTCCATAGCGTGTTGTCCGAACCCCAGGACCTGGTGACTTCGGGGAAGACGGCAGCCAGTCGCAGCAGCCCAGCCTCAGCCAATCAGGCGGATGGAGCAGGATGCAGCGTGGGGAATCAGATCAAGATAGAGGATGACTGA